In one Tachysurus fulvidraco isolate hzauxx_2018 chromosome 16, HZAU_PFXX_2.0, whole genome shotgun sequence genomic region, the following are encoded:
- the igfbp3 gene encoding insulin-like growth factor-binding protein 3: MKPLFRSVRLGSMAAPRALWLTALFAALAPTVHAAGPVVRCEPCDAGALGQCKPLPRDCAERVREPGCGCCLTCALREGQACGVYTGRCGSGLRCQHRPGENKPLLALLEGRGVCTKARERNLSRVDASGHPFEDHLHTTTIATVIKRTEVAQDTATGSGVGEGLHRTAELEPKGPLLNTKLGMIQMEEFKQSQIYKVEPVTNGVHSDSHNFSLETKRETEYGPCRREIESILKSFQISRVIIPRIIRIPNCDRKGFYKKKQCRPSKGHKRGHCWCVDKYGQPVPGYERKDHNKCFNLEKK; encoded by the exons ATGAAGCCCTTATTCCGGTCTGTTCGGCTTGGCTCGATGGCGGCTCCGCGGGCACTCTGGCTGACGGCGCTGTTTGCGGCTCTTGCCCCCACGGTGCATGCTGCGGGGCCCGTGGTGCGCTGTGAGCCGTGTGACGCCGGTGCTCTCGGCCAGTGCAAGCCGCTGCCACGTGACTGCGCTGAGCGGGTGCGCGAGCCGGGCTGCGGCTGCTGTCTGACGTGTGCGCTGCGTGAGGGCCAGGCGTGCGGCGTGTACACGGGACGATGCGGCTCCGGACTACGATGTCAACACCGGCCTGGTGAGAACAAACCCCTGCTGGCGCTGCTGGAGGGAAGGGGTGTGTGCACCAAAGCCAGGGAAAGAAATCTATCGAGAGTCG ATGCCTCAGGTCACCCTTTTGAGGATCATCTGCATACCACCACCATTGCAACAGTCATCAAGCGCACTGAGGTGGCACAGGACACTGCGACAGGTTCGGGGGTTGGAGAGGGCTTGCATAGAACCGCTGAGCTGGAGCCTAAAGGGCCTCTGCTGAACACTAAGCTTGGCATGATCCAGATGGAGGAGTTTAAGCAAAGCCAGATCTACAAAGTGGAGCCAGTGACCAATGGAGTCCACTCTGATAGCCACAATTTCAGCCTGGAAACCAAAAGAGAGACTGAGTAT ggCCCATGTCGCAGAGAGATCGAAAGCATTTTGAAGAGTTTTCAGATATCCAGAGTGATAATCCCTCGAATTATTCGCATTCCAAACTGTGACAGGAAGGGCTTCTACAAGAAGAAACAG TGTCGTCCATCCAAAGGCCATAAACGTGGTCACTGTTGGTGTGTGGACAAATATGGACAGCCTGTGCCAGGTTATGAGAGAAAAGACCATAATAAGTGTTTCAACCtggaaaagaaatga